Proteins encoded by one window of Lutibacter sp. A64:
- a CDS encoding YihY/virulence factor BrkB family protein encodes MTKQIEDSLQKIPIVNWLVKLGKKIIIPGLHGMSLYDVLEMYVIGILKGALTSRAGGIAFSFFMALFPFILFILTLIPYVPIEGFQEDFLVMIEQLLPPNTAETVHDVIEDIANNRYGGLLSFGFVASIFLMTNGVNAILGGFEYSYHVTEMRSIIRQYFISMIMSIVLSLILVATVAIILYFEIGINDLKAKGWVEDEVFWIEKGQFLFFVLLVFISVSLLYKYGTKEVKYFSFFTPGSILTTLLTIVMFKLFSIYVLKFATYNQLYGSIGTLLVLMLFVWLNAIILLLGFELNASISRLRRFHIKK; translated from the coding sequence ATGACCAAACAAATTGAAGATAGCTTACAAAAAATACCAATAGTTAATTGGTTGGTAAAGCTTGGTAAAAAAATAATTATACCGGGTTTACATGGAATGTCCTTGTATGATGTTCTAGAAATGTATGTTATTGGTATTTTAAAAGGAGCACTAACGTCAAGAGCAGGAGGAATTGCTTTCAGCTTTTTTATGGCATTGTTTCCTTTTATATTGTTTATTTTAACCTTAATTCCGTATGTCCCTATTGAAGGGTTTCAGGAGGATTTTTTGGTAATGATAGAACAATTATTACCACCAAATACAGCCGAAACTGTACATGATGTTATTGAAGATATTGCAAATAATAGGTATGGTGGTTTACTTTCATTTGGTTTTGTTGCTTCAATTTTTTTAATGACAAACGGTGTAAATGCAATTTTAGGTGGATTTGAATATTCGTACCATGTCACCGAAATGAGAAGCATTATTCGTCAATATTTTATTTCAATGATAATGTCAATAGTATTGTCATTAATTTTGGTAGCAACAGTAGCAATTATATTGTATTTTGAAATTGGAATTAACGATTTAAAAGCAAAAGGTTGGGTAGAAGATGAAGTTTTTTGGATAGAAAAAGGACAGTTTTTATTTTTTGTATTATTGGTGTTTATTTCCGTTTCACTTTTATACAAATACGGTACAAAAGAAGTTAAATACTTTTCTTTTTTTACACCAGGTTCCATCCTTACAACCCTACTAACTATAGTAATGTTTAAATTATTTTCAATTTATGTATTAAAATTTGCTACCTACAATCAACTTTATGGATCCATAGGAACCTTGCTGGTTTTAATGCTTTTTGTTTGGTTAAATGCCATTATTTTACTGTTGGGGTTTGAATTAAATGCAAGTATTAGTAGATTAAGGAGGTTTCATATAAAAAAATAA
- the kdsB gene encoding 3-deoxy-manno-octulosonate cytidylyltransferase, translated as MKIIAMIPARYEASRFPGKLMKNLAGKTVILRTYEATKQSNLFDEVYVVTDSDIIFNEITSNGGKAIKSKKEHESGSDRIAEAVENLDVDIVVNVQGDEPFTQTEPLKNLLQVFKNDTENKIDIASLKIKMEDLDEVNNPNNVKVVCNEDGFAMYFSRCPIPFARDISKAVYYKHIGIYAFRKDALLRFTKLPINQLEAAEKLENLRFLANGITVKMVETDQLAIGIDTLEDLEKANAIFKNN; from the coding sequence ATGAAGATTATAGCAATGATACCTGCTCGTTATGAAGCAAGTAGATTTCCAGGTAAATTAATGAAAAATTTAGCAGGAAAAACTGTTATTTTAAGAACTTATGAAGCTACAAAGCAATCAAATTTATTTGATGAAGTGTATGTGGTCACAGACAGTGATATTATTTTTAATGAAATAACTTCAAATGGAGGTAAGGCAATTAAAAGTAAAAAAGAACACGAATCTGGTAGCGATAGAATTGCTGAAGCTGTTGAGAATTTAGATGTAGATATAGTTGTAAATGTACAAGGAGATGAGCCTTTTACACAAACAGAACCGTTAAAAAACTTGTTGCAAGTATTTAAAAACGATACTGAAAATAAAATAGACATTGCTTCCTTAAAAATTAAAATGGAAGATTTAGATGAGGTTAACAATCCAAATAATGTAAAAGTAGTTTGCAATGAAGACGGTTTTGCAATGTATTTTTCGCGTTGTCCAATTCCTTTTGCTAGAGATATTTCAAAAGCTGTATATTACAAACATATTGGTATTTATGCTTTTAGAAAAGACGCACTTTTAAGGTTTACAAAATTACCTATTAATCAGTTAGAAGCTGCTGAAAAATTAGAAAACCTTCGTTTTTTAGCAAATGGTATAACTGTTAAAATGGTAGAAACCGATCAGCTTGCTATTGGAATAGATACTCTTGAAGATTTAGAAAAAGCCAATGCAATTTTTAAAAACAACTAA